A part of Aquibium oceanicum genomic DNA contains:
- a CDS encoding sugar isomerase domain-containing protein: protein MSSSLLDRYFGSLAERLETVRSTQAQAIAQAAEHSAASIASGKLVFTFGTGHGALPALETFPRTGTVVGFRPIVESTMISFHHVWGDMGARQYRFIHAQEGYGRAIMRSHQVDPADTMILFSHSGINAVIMDIALECRERGLKVVGVTSIPHSSSTPSRHSSGKRLFEVADVVIDTGIPKADAALEIDGLEHPVGASSTSVTIAIAHAIVSLTAEKLVERGVKPYVMVNPNTTGKEAANRQNDENYEELWRRLKAR from the coding sequence ATGTCGTCCTCGCTCCTCGATCGCTATTTCGGATCCCTTGCCGAACGGCTGGAGACAGTCCGCAGCACCCAAGCCCAAGCAATCGCGCAGGCTGCCGAGCACAGCGCCGCCAGCATCGCCTCCGGAAAGCTCGTCTTCACCTTCGGGACAGGCCACGGCGCACTGCCGGCGCTGGAAACCTTCCCGCGCACCGGCACCGTTGTCGGCTTCCGGCCGATCGTCGAGAGCACGATGATCTCGTTCCACCACGTGTGGGGTGACATGGGCGCGCGGCAATATCGCTTCATCCATGCCCAGGAGGGCTACGGCAGGGCCATCATGCGGTCACACCAGGTCGATCCCGCCGACACGATGATCCTGTTCTCGCATTCCGGCATCAATGCCGTGATCATGGACATTGCTCTGGAATGCAGGGAACGCGGCCTGAAGGTGGTCGGCGTCACGTCCATTCCACACTCGTCCAGCACACCCTCCCGCCACTCGTCCGGCAAGCGGCTCTTCGAAGTCGCCGACGTCGTGATCGACACCGGCATACCCAAGGCCGACGCGGCCCTCGAGATCGACGGGTTGGAGCATCCCGTCGGAGCGAGTTCGACCAGCGTCACCATCGCGATCGCCCACGCGATCGTCTCCCTGACCGCCGAGAAGCTCGTCGAGCGCGGCGTCAAGCCCTACGTGATGGTCAACCCGAACACGACCGGCAAGGAAGCCGCGAACCGCCAGAACGACGAGAACTACGAAGAACTGTGGCGTCGGCTGAAGGCACGGTGA
- a CDS encoding aldehyde dehydrogenase family protein has protein sequence MERRLYIDGAWVDTGDGRQVVINDPATGEKVGTSAIADRADVDRAVAAAGKALAGWAETHADQRARILHRAADLIAEQVDAIADLLTREQGKPIPDSKKEILFGVEVIRYYAEEGRRLGGTIRPSARSDIRSLVTTAPVGVVGGIVPWNYPVDLYAWKVGPVLAAGCTLVVKPPHETPLAIGQVVQCFADAGLPAGVLNDIPGTGPEVGAALAEHPDVRMITATASVPAGQSIMRAAASNLKRLSLELGGQCPFIVLDDADPEEAAAAAARRSFSNMGQICIAVNRILVSRGIHKAFAEALAEETRKIRLGHGVEPGVLYGPVLNESVRTRVGNHLSDAVRRGGKVLAGGHTPHGGIYDRGFFFEPTVVDDVPDDALALTEETFGPLAAIRPVENDAEALRVANALPFGLAAYVYSGDLERAWSLAERIEAGAVGVNVNDTSELQAPFGGWKMSGIGRELGREGIEAFRESKHIKMRVRDRL, from the coding sequence ATGGAACGCAGACTCTACATCGACGGCGCATGGGTCGACACGGGCGACGGCCGGCAAGTCGTCATCAACGACCCGGCAACGGGCGAGAAGGTCGGAACGAGTGCGATTGCCGATCGCGCCGACGTCGATCGCGCCGTTGCCGCGGCTGGCAAGGCGCTCGCCGGCTGGGCCGAGACCCATGCCGACCAGCGCGCGCGCATCCTGCACAGGGCAGCCGATCTCATTGCGGAGCAGGTCGATGCCATCGCCGATCTGCTGACGCGCGAACAGGGCAAGCCAATCCCCGACTCGAAGAAGGAGATCCTGTTTGGCGTCGAGGTGATCCGCTACTATGCGGAGGAAGGGCGCCGCCTCGGTGGGACGATTCGCCCTTCGGCGAGGTCCGACATCCGCAGCCTCGTCACAACGGCGCCCGTCGGCGTCGTCGGAGGCATCGTCCCGTGGAACTATCCCGTCGATCTCTACGCGTGGAAGGTCGGACCGGTGCTGGCGGCCGGTTGCACGCTCGTGGTGAAGCCGCCGCACGAGACACCCCTCGCGATCGGGCAGGTCGTCCAGTGCTTCGCCGACGCGGGCCTGCCGGCGGGCGTGCTGAACGACATTCCCGGTACGGGGCCGGAAGTCGGAGCCGCGCTCGCCGAGCATCCGGACGTCCGCATGATCACGGCCACGGCATCGGTGCCTGCCGGTCAGTCCATCATGCGCGCGGCCGCGTCGAACCTGAAGCGCCTCTCGCTGGAACTCGGCGGCCAGTGCCCCTTCATCGTCCTGGACGACGCCGATCCCGAGGAAGCAGCGGCAGCCGCAGCGCGGCGCTCCTTCTCCAACATGGGCCAGATCTGCATCGCAGTGAACCGCATCCTGGTTTCGCGCGGAATTCACAAGGCCTTCGCGGAGGCGCTCGCGGAAGAGACCCGCAAGATCAGGCTGGGTCACGGCGTCGAGCCGGGCGTCCTCTACGGACCGGTCCTGAACGAGAGTGTCCGCACGCGGGTGGGGAACCATCTGTCCGACGCGGTCCGGCGCGGAGGGAAGGTTCTCGCCGGCGGGCACACCCCCCACGGCGGTATCTACGACAGGGGTTTCTTCTTCGAACCGACCGTGGTCGACGACGTGCCCGACGATGCGCTCGCCCTCACCGAGGAAACCTTCGGCCCCCTCGCCGCCATCCGTCCGGTTGAGAACGACGCCGAAGCCCTGCGAGTCGCCAACGCCCTCCCCTTCGGCCTCGCCGCCTATGTCTATTCCGGCGATCTCGAACGGGCTTGGAGCCTGGCGGAGCGGATCGAAGCGGGAGCAGTGGGCGTGAACGTCAACGACACCAGCGAGCTCCAGGCTCCCTTCGGCGGCTGGAAGATGAGCGGGATCGGCCGCGAACTCGGCCGCGAGGGCATCGAGGCTTTCCGCGAATCCAAACACATCAAGATGCGCGTTCGTGACCGTCTCTGA
- a CDS encoding XRE family transcriptional regulator produces the protein MNKSIEMTNRKPYADSRAAKYIDRRVLELSARKTQNHIAMEAGFKTPNVLSMLKTGTSKVPLDRVPALAKALECDPRHLCMLALEQLGGSMTISAIDEIFGTIVTENEVVWLEELRDASDGADPRLTQRARAALRAIFGK, from the coding sequence ATGAACAAGAGCATTGAAATGACAAATCGGAAGCCATACGCAGACTCGCGCGCCGCGAAATACATTGATCGACGCGTTCTTGAGCTTAGTGCACGAAAGACACAGAACCACATTGCAATGGAGGCTGGCTTTAAGACACCGAACGTTCTCTCGATGTTGAAGACCGGCACATCCAAGGTGCCGCTCGATCGCGTCCCGGCCCTCGCCAAGGCACTCGAATGCGACCCCCGGCATCTTTGCATGCTTGCCCTCGAGCAACTTGGAGGCAGTATGACGATCAGCGCAATTGACGAGATTTTCGGCACCATCGTCACTGAGAACGAGGTAGTCTGGCTCGAGGAACTCCGCGACGCCTCCGACGGGGCCGATCCGAGGCTCACTCAGCGTGCCCGTGCCGCACTTCGCGCCATTTTCGGGAAGTAA
- a CDS encoding NYN domain-containing protein, with translation MTNLIPQRLALLIDIDNGRAGTIDGVLAELERYGRCDLRLGFGDFERTSAAWREACVRCAIEPRHYPALPMGAKNAADIAIVITAMDLLHGGSVDGFAIVSSDTDFVRLAARVREAGLPIYGFGPWKTSERFRKACTRFFFVENLVPAATEYSSSAAHPPLLDVRSASDEIRRAITRLHPGVGGWIAVDDLERELIRQAPDFDPRSYGKPMLLELLKAQKRLNLSQHPVGHWRVRIATKRRTVGDDVAHNAG, from the coding sequence ATGACGAACCTGATACCACAGCGCCTCGCGCTGTTGATCGACATCGACAACGGCAGAGCGGGCACCATCGACGGTGTGCTCGCGGAACTAGAACGTTACGGCCGCTGCGACCTGCGTCTCGGCTTCGGCGACTTCGAGCGGACCAGCGCCGCTTGGCGCGAGGCGTGCGTTCGTTGCGCAATCGAACCACGCCACTATCCGGCGTTGCCAATGGGAGCAAAAAACGCGGCTGACATCGCGATAGTGATCACGGCCATGGACCTGCTGCACGGAGGAAGCGTTGATGGCTTCGCTATTGTCTCCAGCGACACAGATTTCGTCAGGCTCGCAGCTCGTGTCCGGGAAGCGGGGCTACCAATCTATGGCTTCGGCCCTTGGAAGACGTCAGAGCGGTTTCGCAAAGCCTGCACACGCTTCTTCTTCGTCGAGAACCTCGTGCCGGCTGCCACAGAATATTCTTCCAGCGCTGCGCACCCACCGCTTCTAGATGTCCGAAGCGCCAGCGATGAAATCCGCCGCGCAATCACCCGCCTTCATCCTGGTGTCGGCGGCTGGATCGCAGTGGACGACCTTGAGCGGGAACTGATCAGACAGGCGCCGGATTTCGATCCACGCTCCTACGGCAAACCGATGCTGCTCGAGTTGCTGAAGGCGCAGAAGCGGCTGAATCTCAGCCAGCACCCGGTTGGTCACTGGCGCGTGCGGATCGCCACCAAGCGGCGCACTGTCGGTGACGACGTAGCGCATAACGCGGGTTGA
- a CDS encoding IS3 family transposase (programmed frameshift), whose translation MKRKRFTEEQIIGVLREHEAGAKAGDLARKHGVSEATLYNWKAKYGGMDVSDAKRLRALEDENGRLKNLLAEQMLEASALRELLFKKMVGPAAKREAVAHLQAVMGLSERRACSIVGADRTMIRYQSCRAPETELRGRLRDLANERRRFGYRRLFILLRREGEPSGINRIYRLYREEGLTVRKRRARRRAVGTRAPILVEARPNARWSLDFVHDQFACGRRFRVLNIVDDVTRECLGAIPDTSISGRRVARELTDLISRRGKPDMIVSDHGTEFTSNAILAWSKDHRVEWHYIAPGKPMQNGYVESFNGRMRDELLNESLFFGLDHARNAIAEWRQDFNSARPHSSLGYQTPAAFAGTLAATASDASLDKGFASPPVARTAPYGVTETAKALTAAG comes from the exons ATGAAGCGAAAGCGATTTACGGAAGAGCAGATCATCGGGGTTCTACGCGAGCACGAGGCGGGTGCGAAGGCAGGTGACCTGGCCCGCAAGCACGGGGTCTCTGAGGCGACGCTGTATAACTGGAAGGCGAAGTATGGCGGCATGGACGTGTCCGACGCCAAGCGCCTGAGGGCTTTGGAAGACGAGAACGGGAGGCTGAAGAACCTGCTCGCCGAGCAGATGCTGGAAGCCTCGGCCCTTCGCGAGCTCCTGT TCAAAAAAATGGTAGGGCCCGCCGCCAAGCGCGAAGCCGTCGCGCATCTGCAGGCCGTCATGGGTCTGTCGGAGCGTCGGGCCTGTTCCATCGTCGGTGCCGATCGCACGATGATCCGCTACCAGTCGTGCCGGGCGCCGGAGACCGAACTGCGCGGCCGGCTGCGCGATCTCGCCAACGAGCGCCGGCGTTTCGGCTATCGGCGCCTGTTCATCCTGCTGCGGCGCGAGGGCGAGCCATCAGGGATCAACCGCATCTATCGGCTCTACCGCGAGGAGGGGCTGACAGTGCGCAAGCGCCGGGCGCGGCGACGCGCGGTGGGCACGCGGGCGCCGATCCTGGTCGAGGCGAGGCCGAACGCGCGTTGGTCGCTGGACTTCGTGCACGACCAGTTTGCCTGCGGGCGGCGGTTCCGCGTGCTCAACATCGTCGACGACGTGACCCGCGAATGCCTGGGCGCCATCCCCGACACGTCGATCTCCGGTCGTCGGGTGGCCCGTGAGCTGACCGATCTGATCAGCCGTCGCGGCAAGCCGGACATGATCGTTTCCGACCACGGCACGGAGTTCACCTCGAACGCGATCCTCGCCTGGTCGAAGGATCATCGCGTCGAATGGCACTACATCGCGCCGGGCAAGCCCATGCAAAACGGTTACGTCGAATCCTTCAACGGCCGGATGCGCGACGAACTCCTGAACGAGAGCCTGTTCTTCGGCCTCGACCACGCCCGCAACGCCATCGCCGAGTGGCGGCAGGACTTCAACTCTGCGAGACCTCATTCCTCGCTCGGATACCAGACCCCGGCGGCCTTCGCCGGAACTCTCGCCGCAACCGCCTCCGACGCTTCGCTCGATAAGGGCTTCGCGTCTCCACCGGTTGCTCGAACCGCGCCCTACGGCGTAACAGAAACGGCCAAGGCTCTAACCGCCGCTGGATGA
- a CDS encoding IS3 family transposase (programmed frameshift), producing MKRKRFTEEQIIGVLREHEAGAKAGDLARKHGVSEATLYNWKAKYGGMDVSDAKRLRALEDENGRLKNLLAEQMLEASALRELLSKKMVGPAAKREAVAHLQAVMGLSERRACSIVGADRTMIRYQSCRAPETELRGRLRDLANERRRFGYRRLFILLRREGEPSGINRIYRLYREEGLTVRKRRARRRAVGTRAPILVEARPNARWSLDFVHDQFACGRRFRVLNIVDDVTRECLGAIPDTSISGRRVARELTDLISRRGKPDMIVSDHGTEFTSNAILAWSKDHRVEWHYIAPGKPMQNGYVESFNGRMRDELLNESLFFGLDHARNAIAEWRQDFNSARPHSSLGYQTPAAFAGTLAATASDASLDKGFASPPVARTAPYGVTETAKALTAAG from the exons ATGAAGCGAAAGCGATTTACGGAAGAGCAGATCATCGGGGTTCTACGCGAGCACGAGGCGGGTGCGAAGGCAGGTGACCTGGCCCGCAAGCACGGGGTCTCTGAGGCGACGCTGTATAACTGGAAGGCGAAGTATGGCGGCATGGACGTGTCCGACGCCAAGCGCCTGAGGGCTTTGGAAGACGAGAACGGGAGGCTGAAGAACCTGCTCGCCGAGCAGATGCTGGAAGCCTCGGCCCTTCGCGAGCTCCTGTCAAA AAAAATGGTAGGGCCCGCCGCCAAGCGCGAAGCCGTCGCGCATCTGCAGGCCGTCATGGGTCTGTCGGAGCGTCGGGCCTGTTCCATCGTCGGTGCCGATCGCACGATGATCCGCTACCAGTCGTGCCGGGCGCCGGAGACCGAACTGCGCGGCCGGCTGCGCGATCTCGCCAACGAGCGCCGGCGTTTCGGCTATCGGCGCCTGTTCATCCTGCTGCGGCGCGAGGGCGAGCCATCAGGGATCAACCGCATCTATCGGCTCTACCGCGAGGAGGGGCTGACAGTGCGCAAGCGCCGGGCGCGGCGACGCGCGGTGGGCACGCGGGCGCCGATCCTGGTCGAGGCGAGGCCGAACGCGCGTTGGTCGCTGGACTTCGTGCACGACCAGTTTGCCTGCGGGCGGCGGTTCCGCGTGCTCAACATCGTCGACGACGTGACCCGCGAATGCCTGGGCGCCATCCCCGACACGTCGATCTCCGGTCGTCGGGTGGCCCGTGAGCTGACCGATCTGATCAGCCGTCGCGGCAAGCCGGACATGATCGTTTCCGACCACGGCACGGAGTTCACCTCGAACGCGATCCTCGCCTGGTCGAAGGATCATCGCGTCGAATGGCACTACATCGCGCCGGGCAAGCCCATGCAAAACGGTTACGTCGAATCCTTCAACGGCCGGATGCGCGACGAACTCCTGAACGAGAGCCTGTTCTTCGGCCTCGACCACGCCCGCAACGCCATCGCCGAGTGGCGGCAGGACTTCAACTCTGCGAGACCTCATTCCTCGCTCGGATACCAGACCCCGGCGGCCTTCGCCGGAACTCTCGCCGCAACCGCCTCCGACGCTTCGCTCGATAAGGGCTTCGCGTCTCCACCGGTTGCTCGAACCGCGCCCTACGGCGTAACAGAAACGGCCAAGGCTCTAACCGCCGCTGGATGA